One genomic region from Gemmobacter aquarius encodes:
- the leuC gene encoding 3-isopropylmalate dehydratase large subunit: MTAAPRTLYDKIWDDHVVHQAEDGTCLLYIDRHLVHEVTSPQAFEGLRMTGRTVRAPEKTIAVPDHNVPTTLDRANAATMTEDSRIQVAALDKNAKDFGINYYPVSDVRQGIVHIVGPEQGWTLPGMTVVCGDSHTATHGAFGSLAHGIGTSEVEHVLATQTLIQRKGKNMKVEITGSLRPGVTAKDITLSVIGETGTAGGTGYVIEYCGQAIRELSMEGRMTVCNMAIEGGARAGLIAPDEKTFAYVMGRPHAPKGAKWEAALAYWKTLFTDEGAHFDKVVTIKGEDIAPVVTWGTSPEDVLPITGVVPSPDDFTGGKVDAVKRSLEYMGLTPGQKLSDIEIDTVFIGSCTNGRIEDLRAAAAILKGKKIAVKRAMVVPGSGLVRAQAEEEGLAQIFIDAGFEWRLAGCSMCLAMNPDQLQPGERCAATSNRNFEGRQGRGGRTHLLSPGMAAAAAITGRLTDVRELMTEGV, translated from the coding sequence ATGACCGCTGCTCCGCGTACACTCTATGACAAGATCTGGGACGACCATGTCGTTCATCAGGCCGAAGACGGCACATGTTTGCTGTATATCGACCGCCACCTCGTGCATGAGGTGACGAGCCCGCAAGCCTTTGAAGGGCTGCGGATGACGGGGCGCACCGTGCGTGCGCCGGAGAAGACCATCGCGGTGCCGGACCATAACGTGCCCACCACGCTTGACCGCGCCAATGCGGCGACGATGACGGAAGACAGCCGGATTCAGGTGGCGGCGCTGGACAAGAACGCCAAGGATTTCGGGATCAATTATTATCCCGTATCCGATGTGCGCCAAGGCATCGTGCATATCGTCGGGCCGGAACAGGGCTGGACCTTGCCGGGGATGACGGTGGTGTGCGGCGACAGCCACACGGCCACGCATGGCGCGTTCGGGTCGCTCGCCCACGGGATCGGCACGTCGGAAGTGGAGCATGTGCTGGCCACCCAGACGCTGATCCAGCGCAAGGGCAAGAACATGAAGGTGGAAATCACCGGATCGTTGCGCCCCGGCGTGACGGCCAAGGACATCACGCTGTCGGTGATCGGCGAGACCGGCACGGCGGGCGGTACCGGCTATGTCATCGAATATTGCGGCCAAGCGATCCGCGAGCTTTCGATGGAAGGCCGCATGACGGTTTGCAACATGGCGATCGAGGGTGGCGCGCGCGCCGGTCTGATCGCGCCGGATGAAAAGACATTCGCCTATGTCATGGGTCGCCCGCATGCGCCCAAGGGGGCGAAGTGGGAAGCGGCTTTGGCCTATTGGAAGACGCTGTTTACTGACGAGGGCGCGCATTTCGACAAGGTCGTGACGATCAAGGGCGAGGATATCGCGCCCGTGGTGACATGGGGCACCAGCCCCGAGGATGTATTGCCGATCACCGGCGTCGTGCCCAGCCCCGACGATTTCACCGGCGGCAAGGTCGATGCGGTCAAGCGCAGCCTTGAATATATGGGCCTGACGCCGGGCCAGAAGCTGAGCGACATCGAGATCGACACCGTGTTCATCGGGTCTTGCACCAATGGCCGGATCGAGGATTTGCGAGCGGCTGCGGCGATTTTGAAGGGCAAGAAGATTGCCGTGAAGCGGGCGATGGTGGTTCCGGGTTCGGGCCTCGTGCGCGCGCAGGCCGAGGAAGAGGGGCTGGCGCAGATCTTCATCGACGCCGGTTTCGAATGGCGTCTGGCGGGGTGTTCCATGTGTCTGGCGATGAACCCCGACCAGTTGCAACCCGGCGAGCGCTGTGCGGCCACCAGTAACCGCAACTTCGAGGGGCGTCAGGGCCGTGGCGGGCGGACGCATCTGCTGTCGCCCGGAATGGCGGCGGCGGCGGCGATCACGGGCCGGTTGACGGACGTGCGCGAATTGATGACGGAAGGGGTGTAA
- a CDS encoding error-prone DNA polymerase, with product MPFVELSALSNFTFLHGASHPEELMSRAAEMGLPALAVADENSVAGIVRAHGRARELARLAAEAGLPAPIRLIPAARLRLMDGFTLTALPRDRAAWGRLCRLISKGRLATAKGSCLLGADDLLEWGEGIEMLIHPPPHGQRAAWQAVARRLVAAFPAQCSLLAAPRYDGQDGPRFGRLARLAAAQGMPLVASAAPMMHHGGRRRLADVLAAIRLGRTIDTLGRHALPHAEQRLRSEAEMLRLFAGHEDAVHRSGEIAARLVFSLDELRYEYPSEVTGGETAAGRLARLAWEGLDWRYPAGATEKVRAQMAHELSLIGKLHYEPYFLTVHDIVAFARDRGILCQGRGSAANSIVCYALGVTSVSPEVGTMVFERFISEARNEPPDIDVDFEHERREEVIQHIYARYGRHRAGLCATVIHYRGKRAVREVGAAMGLSEDVLGAMSSQIWGWGGAGQMTEARLAEIGLDPTDRRLMQALQLIDEIQGFPRHLSQHVGGFIITEGRLDELVPIENATMEGRTVICWDKDDIDTLGILKVDILALGMLSCIRKAFDLVQQHHGTGYTLASLPREDAETYEMLCRADSLGVFQVESRAQMNFLPRMRPRSFYDLVIQVAIIRPGPIQGDMVHPYLRRRNGQEIVTFPSDALGRVLGKTLGVPLFQEQAMQIAIIGAGFTPTEADRLRRSLATFKKHGSVSEFHDRFLQGMQANGYDADFAARCFAQIEGFGSYGFPESHAASFAHLVYASAWLKRHHPGIFACALLNSQPMGFYAPAQIVRDAREHGVIVRPPCINASDWDNIMERTAEGALTLRLGFRQIRGMSEEEACWIVQARGNGFLTVEDVWRRAGVAPAMLTRLAEADCFANLGLSRRDALWAARGLSKGPVLPLFAGDMDGEGIVEPAVAFAALTAGEAVVEDYIAMRLTLRSHPLALLRPWLTPDATGQPDFSAKNPANLWAVPPVATVGV from the coding sequence ATGCCCTTCGTCGAGCTGTCCGCCCTGTCCAACTTTACATTCCTTCACGGGGCGTCGCACCCCGAGGAGTTGATGTCGCGTGCCGCCGAGATGGGGTTGCCCGCGCTTGCGGTGGCCGACGAGAATTCGGTCGCGGGGATCGTGCGGGCGCATGGCCGCGCACGGGAACTGGCGCGGCTGGCGGCCGAGGCGGGGTTGCCTGCCCCGATCCGGCTGATCCCTGCGGCAAGGCTGCGGCTGATGGACGGCTTCACCCTGACCGCGTTGCCGCGCGACCGGGCGGCATGGGGGCGGCTGTGCCGGTTGATCTCGAAGGGCCGGCTGGCGACGGCGAAGGGGAGTTGCCTGTTGGGCGCGGATGACCTGCTTGAGTGGGGTGAGGGGATCGAGATGCTGATCCATCCGCCCCCGCACGGGCAGCGGGCGGCGTGGCAAGCGGTTGCGCGGCGGTTGGTGGCGGCGTTTCCGGCACAATGCAGCCTGCTTGCCGCGCCGCGCTATGACGGGCAGGACGGGCCGCGCTTTGGCCGTTTGGCGCGGTTGGCTGCGGCGCAGGGGATGCCGCTTGTTGCCTCGGCAGCACCCATGATGCACCATGGCGGGCGGCGGCGGCTGGCCGATGTGCTGGCCGCGATCCGGCTGGGGCGCACCATCGACACGCTGGGGCGCCATGCCCTGCCCCATGCCGAGCAGCGCCTGCGATCTGAAGCCGAGATGCTGCGCCTGTTCGCGGGGCATGAGGACGCGGTGCACCGGTCGGGCGAGATTGCGGCGCGACTGGTCTTCTCGCTTGACGAGTTGCGCTATGAATATCCGTCCGAGGTGACGGGCGGCGAAACCGCGGCGGGGCGTCTGGCGCGGCTGGCGTGGGAGGGGCTGGACTGGCGCTATCCGGCGGGCGCGACCGAAAAGGTGCGCGCGCAGATGGCGCATGAACTTTCCCTGATCGGCAAGCTGCACTACGAGCCCTATTTCCTGACCGTGCATGACATCGTGGCCTTTGCCCGCGACCGGGGCATCCTGTGCCAGGGGCGCGGGTCGGCGGCCAATTCCATCGTCTGCTATGCGCTGGGGGTGACATCCGTCTCGCCCGAGGTGGGGACGATGGTGTTCGAGCGGTTCATTTCCGAAGCGCGGAACGAGCCGCCCGATATCGACGTGGATTTCGAGCACGAGCGGCGGGAAGAGGTGATCCAGCATATCTATGCCCGCTACGGGCGGCATCGCGCGGGGCTTTGCGCCACGGTGATCCATTATCGCGGCAAGCGGGCGGTGCGCGAGGTGGGGGCGGCGATGGGCCTGTCGGAAGATGTGCTGGGCGCGATGTCGAGCCAGATCTGGGGCTGGGGCGGGGCGGGGCAGATGACCGAAGCGCGGCTTGCCGAGATCGGGCTGGACCCGACCGACCGCCGCCTGATGCAGGCGTTGCAGTTGATCGACGAGATTCAGGGGTTTCCGCGGCATCTGAGCCAGCATGTCGGGGGCTTCATCATCACCGAGGGGCGGCTGGACGAACTGGTGCCTATCGAGAACGCCACGATGGAAGGCCGCACGGTGATTTGCTGGGACAAAGACGATATCGACACGCTGGGGATACTCAAGGTCGATATCCTTGCGCTGGGCATGCTGTCGTGCATCCGCAAGGCGTTCGATCTTGTGCAGCAGCACCATGGCACCGGCTATACGCTGGCCAGCCTGCCGCGCGAGGATGCCGAAACCTACGAGATGCTGTGCCGTGCCGACAGTCTGGGGGTGTTTCAGGTGGAAAGCCGGGCGCAGATGAATTTCCTGCCCCGGATGCGGCCCCGCAGTTTCTATGACCTTGTGATACAGGTGGCGATCATCCGGCCCGGCCCGATACAGGGCGACATGGTGCACCCCTATCTGCGGCGCAGGAACGGGCAAGAGATCGTCACCTTTCCTTCCGATGCGCTGGGGCGCGTGCTGGGCAAGACGCTGGGCGTGCCGCTGTTTCAGGAACAGGCGATGCAGATCGCCATCATCGGCGCGGGCTTCACCCCCACCGAAGCCGACCGCCTGCGCCGGTCGCTCGCCACCTTCAAGAAGCATGGCTCGGTCAGCGAATTCCACGACCGCTTCCTGCAGGGCATGCAAGCCAATGGCTATGACGCCGATTTCGCGGCGCGCTGTTTTGCGCAGATCGAGGGCTTCGGCAGCTACGGCTTTCCCGAAAGCCATGCGGCGAGTTTCGCGCATCTGGTCTATGCCAGCGCCTGGCTCAAGCGGCACCATCCCGGCATCTTCGCCTGTGCGCTGCTGAATTCGCAGCCGATGGGGTTTTACGCCCCCGCCCAGATCGTGCGGGATGCGCGCGAACACGGGGTCATCGTGCGACCGCCCTGCATCAACGCAAGCGACTGGGACAATATCATGGAGCGCACCGCCGAGGGCGCGCTAACTCTGCGTCTGGGATTTCGCCAGATCCGGGGCATGTCCGAAGAGGAGGCCTGCTGGATCGTGCAGGCCCGGGGCAACGGTTTTTTGACGGTCGAAGATGTCTGGCGCCGTGCGGGCGTGGCGCCCGCGATGCTGACCCGTCTGGCCGAGGCCGATTGCTTCGCCAACCTCGGCCTGTCGCGGCGCGACGCGCTCTGGGCGGCGCGGGGGCTGTCGAAGGGGCCGGTGCTGCCGCTCTTTGCGGGCGATATGGACGGCGAAGGCATCGTCGAACCGGCGGTCGCCTTTGCCGCGCTGACGGCGGGCGAGGCGGTGGTCGAGGATTACATCGCGATGCGGCTGACGCTGCGGAGCCATCCACTTGCCCTGCTGCGCCCGTGGCTGACGCCCGATGCCACCGGCCAGCCCGATTTTTCTGCGAAAAATCCCGCGAACCTTTGGGCCGTGCCGCCTGTGGCAACGGTCGGAGTTTGA
- a CDS encoding SOUL family heme-binding protein produces MQILWLGLWLVMAGTAMADQQKHKGYEMPPYTVESVADGVELRRYGPHVVAEVTVTGDRSTAISRGFRALAGYIFGGNEGGEKIAMTVPVAQTPAGGDRWTVQFTMPGAYGVETLPVPRDAAVKLRQVAGDRQAVVTFSGLPQTADMETRAAKLRDWIAARGLTVTAGPHYQFYDAPLTLPWRRRNEVSFSVE; encoded by the coding sequence ATGCAGATACTCTGGCTGGGCCTCTGGCTCGTGATGGCAGGAACGGCGATGGCAGATCAGCAAAAGCACAAGGGCTACGAGATGCCGCCCTACACGGTCGAGTCCGTGGCGGACGGGGTCGAACTCCGCCGCTACGGCCCGCATGTGGTGGCCGAGGTGACGGTGACGGGCGACCGCAGCACGGCGATAAGCCGCGGCTTCCGCGCGCTGGCAGGCTATATCTTCGGCGGCAACGAAGGGGGCGAGAAGATCGCCATGACCGTCCCCGTGGCACAAACTCCGGCAGGCGGCGACAGATGGACCGTGCAATTCACCATGCCCGGCGCCTATGGCGTCGAAACCCTGCCCGTCCCGCGCGACGCCGCCGTGAAACTGCGGCAAGTGGCAGGCGACCGCCAAGCCGTCGTCACCTTCTCGGGCCTGCCCCAGACCGCCGACATGGAAACCCGCGCCGCCAAACTCCGCGACTGGATCGCCGCGCGCGGCTTGACCGTCACCGCTGGCCCGCACTACCAGTTCTACGACGCCCCCCTGACCCTGCCCTGGCGCCGCCGCAACGAAGTGTCCTTCAGCGTCGAGTAG
- the leuD gene encoding 3-isopropylmalate dehydratase small subunit, producing the protein MQKFTTLTGIAAPMPLVNIDTDMIIPKQFLKTIQRSGLGKNLFDEMRFTQDGVEIPDFVLNQPAYRKAEILVAGDNFGCGSSREHAPWALLDFGIRCVISTSFADIFFNNCFKNGILPIVMPQEVVDVLMADAKKGANARVTVDLESQTVTTSDGQVFGFDVDAHRKHCLINGLDDIGLTLEKAASIDSYEAKAAMTRPWA; encoded by the coding sequence ATGCAGAAATTCACCACGCTGACCGGCATTGCTGCACCCATGCCGCTGGTCAATATCGACACGGACATGATCATTCCCAAGCAGTTCCTGAAGACCATCCAGCGGTCTGGGCTTGGCAAGAACCTGTTCGACGAGATGCGCTTCACCCAGGACGGGGTGGAAATCCCGGATTTCGTGCTGAACCAGCCTGCTTACCGCAAGGCTGAAATCCTTGTGGCGGGCGACAACTTCGGTTGCGGGTCGAGCCGTGAACATGCGCCTTGGGCCTTGCTCGATTTCGGCATCCGCTGCGTGATTTCGACCAGCTTTGCCGACATCTTCTTCAACAACTGCTTCAAGAACGGCATCCTGCCCATCGTCATGCCGCAAGAGGTGGTCGATGTGCTGATGGCGGATGCGAAGAAGGGGGCGAATGCGCGGGTGACGGTCGATCTGGAAAGCCAGACTGTCACCACCAGTGACGGGCAGGTGTTCGGCTTTGACGTCGACGCGCATCGCAAGCATTGCCTGATCAACGGGCTCGATGACATCGGGCTGACGCTGGAAAAGGCGGCTTCGATCGACAGCTACGAGGCGAAAGCGGCGATGACGCGGCCTTGGGCCTGA